In the Acidobacteriota bacterium genome, one interval contains:
- a CDS encoding glycyl radical protein — MTPRVARLRRESLDARPSISTERAELVTEAMRLAGLAPVPLRRAMVFRHLLAHKAVHIGEGELIVGERGPAPKATPTFPELCCHSLADLDILHSREKISFDVSPEARRVYAERIIPFWEGQSMRELMLRELPPEWHAAYEAGVFTEFMEQRAPGHTVLGDTIYHEGFTALMARIDRSLAALDHECDPLAVDKTFELRAMRICAEALVAYARRHAEAARALAASTTDPTRREELLEIAAVCDHVPAYAPRTFREALQAYWFVHLGVVTELNTWDSFCPGRLDQHLAPFYRRDVAEGRLTREQAEELLQCFWIKFNNQPAPPKVGVTAAESGTYTDFCNINVGGLTADGDDGVNEVSFLLLDVIDEMRLLQPSSNIQVSKRSPDAFIRRAAAIIRKGWGQPSVFNADLVVEELLRQGKSIEDARVGGTSGCVEVGAFGREAYILTGYVNLPKVLELTLHDGIDPASGRRIGLSLGDPASFASFDDVFDAFARQLRHVLDIKIRGNRLIERLYATYMPAPFLSLLIDDCIARGVDYNAGGARYNTTYMMPVGIGTLTDSLSAIEYHVFRTGRMTLAALLQGLASDFADNEPLRQLLWHRTPRYGNDDEAADAILRRVFDAVHAIVDGRPNTRGGDHHVNYLSTTCHVYFGSRVGATPDGRRARTPVSEGISPVQGTDTHGPTAVLRSASHLDQARCGGTLLNLKLAPEVLEGDGGLDRLTDLIRSYFALDGHHVQFNVVTADTLRAAQAHPEQHRDLIVRVAGYSDYFCDLTRPLQDEIIARTEHRGI; from the coding sequence ATGACGCCCCGGGTCGCCCGCCTGCGTCGAGAGAGTCTCGACGCCCGCCCCTCCATCTCGACCGAACGCGCGGAACTGGTGACCGAGGCGATGCGGCTCGCCGGCCTGGCGCCCGTGCCGCTGCGGCGCGCGATGGTCTTTCGCCATCTGCTTGCGCACAAGGCCGTCCACATCGGCGAGGGCGAGCTGATCGTCGGCGAGCGCGGGCCGGCGCCGAAGGCGACGCCGACCTTCCCCGAGCTCTGCTGCCACTCGCTCGCCGACCTCGACATCCTGCACTCGCGCGAGAAGATCTCGTTTGACGTTTCACCGGAGGCGCGGCGCGTGTACGCCGAGCGCATCATCCCGTTCTGGGAAGGCCAATCGATGCGCGAGCTGATGCTGCGCGAGCTGCCGCCGGAGTGGCACGCGGCCTACGAGGCTGGCGTCTTCACCGAGTTCATGGAGCAGCGGGCCCCGGGCCACACAGTGCTCGGCGACACGATTTACCACGAGGGGTTCACGGCGCTGATGGCGCGCATCGACCGGTCGCTCGCCGCGCTCGACCACGAATGCGACCCGCTCGCCGTCGACAAGACCTTCGAGCTGCGCGCGATGCGGATCTGCGCCGAGGCGCTCGTCGCCTATGCGCGGCGTCACGCCGAGGCGGCAAGGGCGCTCGCCGCGTCGACGACCGACCCGACGAGGCGCGAAGAGCTGCTCGAGATCGCCGCCGTCTGCGACCACGTGCCTGCGTATGCGCCCCGCACGTTCCGCGAGGCCCTGCAGGCGTACTGGTTCGTCCATCTCGGTGTCGTGACGGAGCTCAACACGTGGGACTCGTTCTGCCCGGGCCGGCTCGACCAGCACCTCGCGCCGTTCTACCGGCGCGACGTCGCCGAGGGCCGGTTGACGCGTGAGCAGGCGGAAGAGCTGCTCCAGTGCTTCTGGATCAAGTTCAACAACCAGCCCGCGCCACCCAAGGTGGGCGTGACGGCGGCCGAGAGCGGCACGTACACCGACTTCTGCAACATCAACGTCGGCGGCCTCACCGCCGACGGTGACGACGGCGTCAACGAGGTGAGCTTCCTGCTGCTCGACGTGATCGACGAGATGCGCCTGCTGCAGCCGTCGTCGAACATCCAGGTGAGCAAGCGCAGCCCCGACGCGTTCATCCGGCGGGCGGCCGCCATCATCCGCAAGGGCTGGGGACAGCCGTCGGTCTTCAACGCCGACCTCGTCGTCGAGGAGCTGCTGCGCCAGGGGAAATCGATCGAGGACGCGCGCGTGGGCGGCACGAGCGGCTGCGTCGAGGTCGGGGCGTTCGGCCGGGAGGCGTACATCCTGACCGGCTACGTGAACCTGCCGAAGGTGCTCGAGCTGACGCTCCACGACGGCATCGACCCGGCGAGCGGGCGGCGCATCGGTCTCTCGCTGGGCGACCCGGCATCGTTTGCGTCCTTCGACGACGTCTTCGACGCGTTCGCGCGTCAGCTTCGCCACGTGCTCGACATCAAGATTCGAGGCAATCGCCTCATCGAGCGGCTGTACGCCACGTACATGCCGGCGCCCTTCCTCTCGCTGCTCATCGACGACTGCATCGCGCGCGGCGTCGACTACAACGCCGGCGGCGCGCGCTACAACACGACCTACATGATGCCGGTCGGCATCGGGACGCTCACCGACAGCCTCTCGGCCATCGAGTACCACGTGTTCCGCACCGGACGGATGACCCTGGCGGCGCTGCTGCAGGGGCTCGCCTCCGACTTCGCCGACAACGAGCCGCTGCGACAGCTGCTGTGGCATCGCACGCCCCGCTACGGGAACGACGACGAGGCCGCCGACGCCATCCTGCGGCGGGTCTTCGATGCCGTGCACGCCATTGTCGACGGCCGTCCCAACACCCGCGGTGGCGACCACCACGTCAACTACCTGTCGACGACCTGCCACGTGTACTTCGGCTCGCGCGTCGGAGCGACGCCCGACGGCCGCCGCGCGCGGACACCGGTGTCCGAGGGCATCTCACCGGTGCAGGGCACCGACACCCACGGGCCGACCGCGGTGCTCCGGTCGGCCTCGCACCTCGACCAGGCGCGATGCGGCGGGACGTTGCTCAATCTCAAGCTCGCCCCTGAGGTGCTCGAGGGCGACGGGGGGCTCGACCGCCTCACCGATCTGATCCGGAGCTATTTCGCGCTCGACGGCCATCACGTGCAGTTCAACGTCGTGACGGCCGACACGCTGCGCGCGGCGCAGGCGCATCCCGAGCAGCACCGCGACCTGATCGTCAGGGTCGCCGGCTACAGCGATTACTTCTGCGACCTGACGCGTCCGCTGCAGGACGAGATCATTGCGCGTACCGAGCACCGGGGCATCTGA
- a CDS encoding YihY/virulence factor BrkB family protein has product MKHAVGRTWTLFRDAGGTWLEQNAFLHAGSLAFYTLFSMAPVVIIAVGVAGVLFGEEAARGEIVGHLEALVGREAALTVEEAVARSRPEEAGLLATAAGVVALVVGATTVFAQMQLSLNSIWGVVAAPRKSGILVLLKNRLLSLAIVLTLGFTLLVSLLLSVALRALVRYAEHWVPIPPLALTGADLLLSLVVIALLFAVMFKVLPDVEVAWHDVWTGAAITAVLFIAGRYLIALYLTYTAPASAYGAAGSLVLILLWVYYSALILFFGAAFTKAKTLASGRGVVPRAMAALVKQEIVDRP; this is encoded by the coding sequence GTGAAGCACGCGGTCGGCCGAACCTGGACGCTCTTTCGTGATGCCGGCGGTACGTGGCTCGAGCAGAACGCCTTCCTCCATGCGGGGTCGCTGGCTTTCTACACGCTCTTCTCGATGGCGCCGGTGGTCATCATCGCCGTCGGCGTCGCCGGCGTGCTCTTCGGCGAGGAGGCCGCGCGGGGCGAGATCGTCGGTCACCTCGAAGCGCTCGTCGGCCGTGAGGCCGCGCTCACGGTAGAGGAGGCCGTCGCGCGATCGCGGCCGGAGGAGGCGGGTCTGCTGGCCACCGCCGCCGGCGTCGTCGCGCTGGTCGTCGGGGCCACCACCGTGTTCGCCCAGATGCAGCTCTCGCTGAACAGCATCTGGGGCGTCGTCGCGGCGCCGCGCAAGAGCGGGATTCTCGTCCTGCTCAAGAACCGGCTGCTCTCGCTCGCCATCGTCCTGACGCTCGGCTTCACGTTGCTCGTGTCCCTGCTGCTCAGCGTGGCCCTTCGCGCGCTGGTGCGGTATGCGGAACACTGGGTACCGATTCCGCCGCTGGCGCTGACGGGCGCCGACCTCCTGCTGTCGCTGGTCGTGATCGCGCTGCTCTTCGCGGTGATGTTCAAGGTGCTGCCCGACGTCGAGGTGGCCTGGCACGACGTGTGGACCGGCGCGGCGATCACGGCCGTGCTCTTCATCGCCGGGCGCTACTTGATCGCCTTGTATCTCACCTACACGGCGCCGGCGTCCGCGTACGGCGCGGCCGGGTCCCTGGTGCTCATCCTGCTGTGGGTGTACTACTCGGCGCTGATTCTCTTCTTCGGCGCGGCGTTCACGAAGGCGAAGACGCTCGCCTCGGGCAGGGGCGTAGTGCCACGCGCGATGGCAGCTCTCGTGAAACAGGAGATCGTGGACCGACCGTGA
- a CDS encoding glycyl-radical enzyme activating protein has product MTTGLVLRIERFAVHDGPGIRTVVYLKGCPLRCWWCHSPESQSLDPEPVVVATRCIRCGTCVDTCAHGAIVETASGVDLLRDACEVCGECVEACPTGAREIAGRAMSVDALMEEVEKDQVFFRRSGGGVTFSGGEPLMQAAFLAEAIAACRANRLHTAIETSGFAPWSAVEVAAGADLVLYDLKIVDDERHRRFTGVSNRPILENLVRLVGLHRAVRVRVPLVPSVNDDADHLASLGRFVSSLGLSEVDLLPYHTAGVAKYNRLGREYALADVLPPAPEALNAARSHLERCGLAVHVGG; this is encoded by the coding sequence ATGACGACCGGCCTCGTCCTCCGCATCGAGCGCTTCGCCGTGCACGACGGCCCCGGCATCCGGACGGTCGTGTACCTCAAGGGCTGCCCGCTTCGCTGCTGGTGGTGCCACAGCCCGGAGAGCCAGTCGCTCGACCCCGAGCCCGTCGTGGTCGCCACACGCTGCATCCGCTGCGGCACCTGCGTCGACACCTGCGCGCACGGCGCCATCGTCGAGACCGCGTCTGGTGTCGACCTGCTGCGCGACGCCTGCGAGGTCTGCGGCGAGTGCGTCGAGGCCTGTCCGACCGGCGCGCGGGAGATCGCGGGCCGTGCGATGTCGGTCGACGCTCTGATGGAGGAGGTCGAGAAGGACCAGGTGTTCTTCCGCCGGTCTGGCGGGGGCGTGACGTTCTCCGGCGGCGAGCCGCTCATGCAGGCTGCCTTCCTGGCCGAGGCGATCGCGGCCTGCCGCGCGAACCGCCTGCACACCGCCATCGAGACGTCGGGTTTCGCCCCGTGGTCGGCGGTCGAGGTGGCGGCCGGCGCCGACCTCGTGCTCTACGACCTCAAGATCGTCGACGACGAGCGGCACCGTCGCTTCACCGGCGTGTCGAACCGGCCGATTCTCGAGAACCTGGTCAGGCTCGTCGGACTGCACCGCGCCGTCCGCGTGCGGGTCCCCCTCGTGCCCTCGGTGAACGACGATGCCGATCACCTCGCGTCGCTGGGGCGGTTCGTCTCGTCGCTGGGGCTGTCCGAGGTCGACCTGCTCCCGTATCACACGGCGGGCGTGGCGAAGTACAATCGTCTTGGCCGTGAATACGCGCTCGCCGACGTCCTGCCCCCGGCGCCGGAAGCCCTGAACGCCGCGCGGTCGCATCTCGAACGGTGCGGCCTCGCCGTTCACGTCGGAGGTTGA